One genomic window of Dunckerocampus dactyliophorus isolate RoL2022-P2 chromosome 7, RoL_Ddac_1.1, whole genome shotgun sequence includes the following:
- the kcnj14 gene encoding ATP-sensitive inward rectifier potassium channel 14: MGAARVKRRFSAVVDGPVEEEEVMRLAQSAADLAQAGGSPTGSGTPTGPSPTHAVNGKALPLHSRSDARRQRDSAGGEGGECSDLRRARGSSAGGRGDDRSCSDQDSLSSPSTTSRWRTKRAGRRPRKRFVGKDGRCNVTFVNMSERGQRYLSDLFTTCVDIRWRWMLVIFTLSFLLSWLLFGFAFWLIASAHGDLSVRLIPISGISAASGEAGPGGESDRDLAVEEPCFLQVNSFMAAFLFSLETQTSIGYGFRSVTEQCPLAVVAVVLQCIVGCIIDAFIIGAVMAKIAKPKKRNETLVFSETAVVALRDGKLCMMWRVGNLRKSHLVEAHVRAQLLKSRVTPEGEFLPLDNLDINVGFDTGTDRIFLVSPVTIVHEINDESPFFEMDRKTLESDSELEVVVILEGMVEATAMTTQCRSSYLASEIQWGYRFEPVLFEKKDCYEVDYSFFHRTYEIPNTPLCSAKELAEPNFIQSSRSSFCYENEVALQLGSPGEEPRRNPECPATPSTRLFEHLHYN, encoded by the exons ATGGGAGCAGCCCGTGTGAAACGGCGCTTCAGTGCTGTGGTGGATGGGCCagttgaggaggaggaggtcatGAGGCTGGCACAGAGCGCAGCAGATCTAGCTCAGGCAGGAGGAAGCCCAACCGGGTCCGGAACCCCGACCGGCCCTTCCCCAACTCACGCCGTCAACGGCAAAGCCCTGCCTCTTCACAGCAGAAGCGATGCACGGAGGCAGAGGGACTCAGCCGGAGGAGAAGGCGGGGAGTGCTCAGACCTAAGGAGGGCAAGAGGAAGTAGTGCAGGAGGAAGAGGGGACGACCGGTCGTGCTCGGACCAGGATTCCCTATCTTCCCCCTCCACCACGAGCCGCTGGCGCACCAAGCGTGCTGGCCGCCGGCCCCGAAAACGCTTTGTGGGCAAGGACGGACGCTGCAACGTTACCTTTGTCAACATGAGCGAGAGGGGCCAGCGGTACCTCAGTGACCTCTTCACCACCTGTGTGGACATCCGCTGGCGCTGGATGCTGGTCATCTTCACTCTCTCCTTTCTTCTCTCCTGGCTGCTCTTTGgatttgccttttggctcattGCCTCTGCGCACGGGGACCTCTCTGTCCGCCTCATCCCCATCTCCGGCATCTCGGCGGCATCGGGAGAGGCCGGTCCTGGGGGGGAGAGCGACAGAGACTTGGCGGTGGAGGAGCCGTGCTTTCTCCAAGTGAACAGCTTCATGGCGGCCTTTCTCTTCTCTTTGGAGACGCAGACATCCATCGGTTACGGATTCCGAAGCGTGACCGAGCAGTGTCCCCTGGCGGTGGTGGCGGTCGTTTTGCAGTGCATCGTGGGCTGCATTATCGACGCCTTCATCATCGGGGCGGTCATGGCAAAGATCGCCAAGCCCAAGAAGCGCAACGAAACTCTGGTGTTCTCTGAAACGGCCGTAGTGGCCCTCAGGGATGGGAAACTATGCATGATGTGGAGAGTTGGAAACCTGCGAAAGAGTCACCTGGTGGAGGCGCATGTCCGAGCACAGCTACTGAAG TCGAGGGTGACGCCAGAGGGAGAGTTCCTTCCCCTGGACAACTTGGACATCAATGTTGGTTTTGACACCGGCACCGACCGCATCTTCTTGGTGTCACCGGTCACGATCGTCCACGAGATCAACGACGAGTCCCCTTTCTTCGAGATGGACCGCAAGACCCTGGAGAGTGACTCGGAACTGGAGGTAGTGGTTATACTCGAGGGCATGGTGGAGGCCACGGCGATGACGACGCAATGCCGGAGCTCCTACCTGGCGTCTGAAATCCAGTGGGGATACCGTTTTGAACCTGTGCTCTTTGAGAAGAAGGACTGCTACGAG GTAGACTACTCCTTCTTCCACCGAACATACGAGATCCCAAACACGCCCTTGTGTAGCGCTAAGGAGCTCGCAGAGCCCAACTTCATCCAAAGCTCGCGCTCATCATTTTGCTATGAGAACGAAGTGGCTCTGCAGCTGGGTTCTCCTGGGGAGGAACCCCGCCGAAACCCCGAGTGCCCTGCCACGCCAAGCACAAGACTGTTCGAGCATCTCCACTACAACTGA